One Streptococcus sp. zg-86 DNA window includes the following coding sequences:
- a CDS encoding energy-coupling factor transporter ATPase: MGITLQQVDYTYQANTPFEGRALFGVDLEIVDGSYTAIVGHTGSGKSTILHLLNGLNIPTSGTVLIDDFCITPTAINKDIKQVRKKVGLVFQFPESQVFEETVLKDVAFGPQNFGISREEAEEIAREKLALVGISEELFDRSPFELSGGQMRRVAIAGILAMEPKVLVLDEPTAGLDPAGRKELMAIFKQLHQAGMTIVLVTHLMDDVANFADYVFIMANGKLVKSGKPVVIFQDVDFMESIQLGVPKITKFAANLERRGFVFERLPITMEELIEVVAHG, encoded by the coding sequence ATGGGCATTACTCTCCAACAAGTAGATTATACATATCAAGCGAACACGCCTTTTGAAGGACGTGCACTTTTTGGTGTCGATTTGGAGATTGTAGATGGCTCTTACACTGCTATTGTCGGTCATACAGGATCCGGAAAATCAACGATTTTACATTTATTAAATGGTCTTAATATCCCTACATCTGGCACGGTTTTAATTGATGATTTTTGTATTACACCAACCGCTATCAACAAGGATATTAAACAAGTACGTAAAAAAGTGGGACTCGTTTTTCAATTTCCAGAAAGTCAGGTTTTTGAAGAAACGGTTCTAAAAGATGTTGCATTTGGGCCACAGAATTTTGGTATTTCAAGAGAAGAGGCTGAGGAGATTGCGCGTGAAAAGCTAGCTCTAGTAGGAATATCGGAAGAGTTATTTGATCGTAGCCCCTTTGAATTATCTGGTGGACAAATGCGACGGGTTGCAATTGCTGGGATTTTGGCTATGGAGCCAAAGGTTCTAGTGCTCGATGAGCCAACAGCCGGACTTGATCCAGCAGGGCGAAAGGAATTGATGGCTATTTTTAAACAGCTTCATCAAGCAGGGATGACTATTGTTCTTGTAACGCATTTGATGGATGATGTAGCAAATTTTGCGGATTATGTGTTTATTATGGCCAATGGAAAATTGGTAAAATCAGGAAAACCGGTTGTGATTTTTCAAGATGTTGATTTTATGGAGAGTATTCAATTGGGTGTTCCTAAAATTACGAAATTTGCAGCAAATTTGGAGCGCAGAGGATTTGTCTTTGAGCGTCTTCCGATTACAATGGAGGAACTGATTGAGGTGGTGGCTCATGGATAA
- a CDS encoding energy-coupling factor ABC transporter ATP-binding protein: MTNIIEVKHVSYKYDVEDHHYTLDDVTFHVKQGEWLSIIGHNGSGKSTTVRLIDGLLEAESGEIIISGDILTPSNVWEKRRQIGMVFQNPDNQFVGATVEDDVAFGLENQGIPLEEMTQRVHEALELVGMSDFKKREPARLSGGQKQRVAIAGVVALRPSIIILDEATSMLDPEGRLELIRIVKEIKEKYQITVLSITHDLDEVALSDRVMVMKQGKIESISSPAELFMRDDLQDLGLDQPFTAKLVQELSDKGLAIPLRYFTEEELEEALWALLSNK, encoded by the coding sequence ATGACAAATATAATTGAAGTAAAGCATGTAAGCTATAAATATGATGTAGAAGATCACCACTATACTCTGGATGATGTAACGTTTCACGTGAAACAAGGGGAATGGTTATCGATTATTGGTCACAATGGGTCTGGTAAGTCAACTACAGTACGCTTGATTGATGGTCTTTTGGAGGCTGAATCAGGAGAAATTATTATTTCTGGAGACATTTTGACACCTTCAAATGTCTGGGAGAAACGTCGCCAGATTGGCATGGTTTTTCAAAATCCAGATAATCAGTTTGTTGGGGCAACTGTTGAAGATGATGTTGCTTTCGGTCTTGAAAATCAAGGAATTCCACTAGAAGAAATGACACAACGGGTTCATGAGGCTTTGGAACTTGTTGGGATGTCCGATTTTAAAAAACGGGAACCTGCAAGGCTTTCTGGTGGTCAGAAACAACGTGTTGCGATTGCTGGGGTCGTTGCTTTGCGTCCCAGTATTATTATCCTTGATGAAGCAACTAGTATGTTAGATCCTGAAGGACGGTTAGAGTTAATCCGGATTGTTAAAGAAATTAAGGAAAAGTATCAGATTACTGTTCTTTCCATTACCCATGATTTAGACGAGGTAGCCTTGAGTGATCGGGTGATGGTGATGAAGCAGGGCAAGATTGAGTCGATTAGCAGTCCTGCAGAATTATTTATGCGTGATGATTTACAAGATTTAGGGCTTGATCAGCCATTTACAGCGAAGCTCGTCCAGGAATTAAGTGATAAAGGTTTAGCTATTCCATTGCGCTATTTTACAGAAGAGGAATTAGAAGAAGCATTATGGGCATTACTCTCCAACAAGTAG
- the pgsA gene encoding CDP-diacylglycerol--glycerol-3-phosphate 3-phosphatidyltransferase, with product MKKEHIPNTLTLGRILVIPLFILILSVWNSLAAHIVAAILFALASLTDYLDGYLARKWQVVTNFGKFADPMADKILVMTAFIMLVELGFAPAWIVAVIICRELAVTGLRLLLVENGGTVLAAAMPGKIKTFSQMFAIIFLLVHWQLLGTITLYIALFFTLYSGYDYFKGASYLFKDTFQ from the coding sequence ATGAAAAAAGAACATATTCCCAACACTTTAACGCTTGGTCGTATCTTGGTAATTCCGTTATTTATTCTAATTTTAAGTGTTTGGAACAGTCTTGCTGCTCATATTGTAGCAGCAATCTTGTTTGCACTTGCTAGTTTGACAGATTATCTTGATGGTTATTTAGCGCGTAAATGGCAGGTGGTAACCAATTTTGGTAAATTTGCGGATCCAATGGCGGATAAAATTTTAGTAATGACAGCTTTTATCATGCTGGTTGAGCTAGGATTTGCTCCAGCATGGATTGTTGCGGTTATTATTTGTCGCGAATTAGCTGTAACTGGTTTGCGTTTGCTCTTAGTAGAAAATGGTGGAACGGTACTTGCTGCGGCAATGCCTGGTAAAATTAAGACATTTTCTCAAATGTTTGCGATTATCTTTTTATTAGTTCACTGGCAATTATTAGGGACAATTACTCTTTACATCGCCTTATTTTTCACTCTTTATTCAGGTTATGATTATTTTAAGGGGGCTTCCTATTTATTTAAGGATACTTTTCAGTAA
- the rodZ gene encoding cytoskeleton protein RodZ: MRQKSIGEVLRAARESRGWNFADLQRMTKIQAKYLQALEYNDFEFIPDKTYTRSFLQRYAEVLELDAAVLLDAYDQNSLVMYYEAGEEVELQSELRRSYKVKKKKTSYLPLIYLLLASTFILCFVTYIVYSRVQNQARITGTSTSYSVVSQSSSTIMEESETSTSTSSSTTPSSSSQVSGVSLVTSGGGSDLAVAVKGAKGPVTVTLAVSNVTSWVSLTDSEIAGGFTLSTENPTVSATLPAGTSTATLVLGVVRGVDITIAGQKLDTSALTNQSGNVILTIEQ, encoded by the coding sequence ATGAGACAAAAAAGTATAGGAGAGGTATTGCGTGCGGCTAGGGAAAGTCGTGGTTGGAATTTTGCTGATTTGCAGCGAATGACGAAGATTCAAGCGAAATATCTGCAGGCTTTAGAGTACAATGATTTTGAATTTATTCCAGATAAAACCTATACTCGTTCATTTTTACAGCGATATGCTGAGGTACTGGAATTGGATGCAGCTGTGTTACTGGATGCCTATGACCAAAATAGTTTAGTGATGTATTATGAAGCAGGAGAAGAAGTAGAGCTACAGTCTGAACTGAGAAGAAGCTATAAGGTGAAAAAAAAGAAAACGTCGTATCTACCGTTGATTTATTTATTATTGGCTTCGACTTTTATTCTTTGTTTTGTGACCTACATTGTCTATTCTCGCGTGCAAAATCAGGCACGAATTACCGGAACAAGCACTTCTTACAGTGTGGTATCGCAATCTTCGAGTACGATTATGGAGGAAAGTGAAACTTCTACAAGCACTTCCTCGTCTACAACTCCTTCTTCTAGTAGTCAAGTATCAGGTGTTAGCTTGGTAACTTCTGGTGGTGGGAGCGACTTAGCTGTTGCCGTTAAAGGGGCTAAAGGACCTGTTACTGTTACTCTTGCAGTTTCTAATGTAACAAGCTGGGTCAGTTTAACAGATAGTGAGATTGCGGGTGGGTTTACCTTGTCAACAGAAAACCCAACGGTATCAGCAACTCTTCCAGCAGGGACTTCGACAGCAACTCTGGTATTAGGTGTTGTTCGTGGCGTTGATATTACAATTGCAGGACAAAAGTTAGATACATCTGCTTTAACGAATCAGTCAGGAAATGTGATTCTGACGATTGAACAATGA
- the yfmH gene encoding EF-P 5-aminopentanol modification-associated protein YfmH has product MKLTEINYSYLKHPVYYGKLSNGLKLVLIPKKDFQETYAILKVQFGSVDNEFTDVDSIKKSYPAGVAHFLEHKLFEMENGGDILQEFARYGANANAYTSFTQTSYLFSTTEDIRQPLSLLQKMVRETHFTEGSVEREKEIIGQEIDMYADDPDHRLYLGILNSLYPDTALAEDIAGSRESIELISARILQENFGQFYQPQEMTLVVMGDIDVHEVFQWIVENQSENLTTFKKNRNVTLLPKNPILQNRKEYVEVALPKMAIGLRGNDSIGQEEEQHYRICLSFLLSMLLGRTSKRYQTLYSENKIDHSLLFHVEVHGGYHFAVVTADTAEPITVSSQLKKALLNFEHDADVTEQHFTILKNEMYGEFIRGLNSSEFTVGYFVEHASETETIFDIPELLNHLTLEEVIEVGRQFISSCDMTDFMIFPK; this is encoded by the coding sequence ATGAAGTTGACAGAAATAAACTACTCTTACTTGAAACATCCTGTTTATTATGGAAAGTTGTCAAATGGCTTGAAACTCGTGTTGATTCCCAAAAAAGATTTCCAAGAGACCTATGCCATACTAAAGGTTCAGTTTGGGTCAGTTGACAATGAATTTACAGATGTTGACAGTATAAAAAAGAGTTATCCGGCAGGTGTTGCACATTTTTTAGAACATAAACTGTTTGAAATGGAAAATGGTGGTGATATACTGCAGGAATTTGCTCGATATGGTGCAAATGCAAATGCTTATACCAGTTTTACCCAGACGAGTTATCTTTTTTCAACGACAGAAGATATCCGTCAACCTCTTTCCTTACTCCAGAAAATGGTGAGGGAAACGCATTTTACGGAAGGAAGTGTTGAACGAGAAAAAGAGATTATTGGTCAGGAAATTGATATGTATGCTGATGATCCAGATCATCGTTTGTACTTGGGAATATTAAATAGTTTGTACCCTGATACAGCCTTGGCTGAGGATATTGCAGGTTCGAGAGAGTCTATTGAGCTTATTTCTGCTAGGATTTTGCAAGAGAATTTTGGCCAGTTTTATCAGCCGCAAGAAATGACATTGGTTGTTATGGGGGACATAGATGTCCATGAGGTCTTTCAATGGATTGTGGAGAATCAGTCGGAGAATCTTACTACTTTTAAAAAGAACCGCAACGTTACCCTACTTCCAAAAAATCCGATTTTGCAGAACCGCAAGGAATATGTTGAAGTGGCTCTACCTAAAATGGCGATTGGTTTACGAGGGAATGATTCGATCGGGCAGGAGGAAGAGCAGCATTATCGAATTTGTCTCAGTTTTTTACTATCCATGTTGCTTGGTCGTACCTCCAAGAGATACCAAACCTTATACAGTGAAAATAAAATTGACCATTCTCTTTTATTTCATGTCGAGGTACATGGAGGTTATCACTTTGCAGTTGTGACAGCTGATACGGCTGAACCTATTACTGTTTCAAGTCAGTTAAAAAAGGCCTTGTTGAATTTTGAGCATGATGCTGATGTGACAGAGCAACATTTTACCATTTTAAAAAATGAGATGTATGGAGAGTTTATTCGCGGTCTCAATTCGTCCGAATTTACAGTTGGTTATTTTGTAGAACATGCTTCAGAAACAGAAACAATTTTTGATATTCCAGAGCTCTTGAATCATCTGACACTTGAGGAAGTGATAGAAGTTGGGCGACAATTTATTTCTAGCTGTGATATGACAGATTTTATGATTTTTCCAAAATAA
- the yfmF gene encoding EF-P 5-aminopentanol modification-associated protein YfmF, whose amino-acid sequence MKLQEGVHLHFIDGEKFTTNQILVRFAAPMNQKTVAGRVLLSNLLDIANQEYPSSYQFYQRLAELYGAHFSVSVSKKGRVHSIDIKITYIKSSYLPEKLDLTIPLLDFLHACLFKPLIKKEAFEKEFFDIEKKNLLNYLDTEVEDHFYHADVELSSLFFEDESLKIPRIGKRYLVEKETAETVYKTLQDMIHLDRIDFFFSGEFDQEEVINRLKAFRFSYRNPKLEWTYKQDFSNVVREKMERKEVGQSILELAYHLQSIYRDVNYIPLVVLNGLFGSFAHSKLFVNVREQEGLAYTIGSQLNIFSGLLKVYAGIDKDKRKRTMRQISKQLLDIKRGHFTDEELELTKKMLLHSATLSQDKQGQLIEQAYNKVIFGEEQLELEEWMEAVKRVSREDIIRASKFVRLQAVYFMEGVEL is encoded by the coding sequence ATGAAATTGCAAGAGGGTGTTCATCTACATTTTATAGACGGAGAGAAGTTTACAACGAATCAGATTTTGGTTCGTTTTGCTGCTCCAATGAATCAAAAAACAGTAGCTGGACGCGTTTTACTCTCTAACTTGCTGGATATAGCCAATCAAGAATATCCCAGTTCTTATCAATTTTACCAGCGCTTAGCAGAATTATACGGTGCGCATTTCTCTGTTAGCGTATCGAAAAAAGGTCGAGTACATTCGATTGATATCAAAATAACCTATATAAAATCAAGTTACCTACCAGAAAAATTAGATTTAACGATACCATTACTAGATTTTTTACATGCCTGTCTCTTTAAGCCATTGATAAAAAAGGAGGCTTTTGAGAAAGAGTTCTTTGATATTGAAAAGAAAAATTTATTAAACTATCTTGATACAGAAGTGGAAGATCATTTCTATCATGCAGATGTGGAACTCTCGAGCTTGTTTTTTGAAGATGAATCGTTGAAAATTCCGCGTATTGGAAAACGGTATTTAGTAGAAAAAGAGACAGCAGAGACAGTTTACAAGACTTTACAGGATATGATTCATCTAGACCGGATTGATTTTTTCTTTTCTGGGGAATTTGACCAAGAGGAAGTTATCAATCGATTGAAAGCCTTTCGTTTTTCTTATCGTAATCCAAAATTAGAATGGACCTATAAGCAGGATTTTTCAAATGTTGTTAGAGAAAAAATGGAGCGAAAAGAAGTAGGACAGTCCATCTTAGAACTAGCCTATCATTTACAATCTATTTACAGAGATGTCAATTATATTCCTCTGGTTGTTCTGAATGGTTTATTTGGAAGTTTTGCCCATTCAAAATTATTTGTAAATGTCCGTGAACAGGAAGGCCTTGCTTATACAATCGGTAGTCAGTTGAACATTTTTTCGGGTCTTTTAAAAGTATATGCAGGAATTGATAAAGACAAGCGTAAAAGGACTATGAGACAAATCAGTAAGCAGTTGCTAGACATTAAAAGAGGTCATTTCACGGATGAAGAATTAGAGCTGACAAAAAAGATGTTGCTCCATTCTGCTACCCTTTCTCAGGATAAGCAGGGACAACTGATTGAACAAGCCTATAATAAGGTCATTTTTGGAGAAGAGCAGTTAGAACTAGAAGAATGGATGGAAGCTGTCAAGCGAGTTTCAAGAGAAGATATTATTCGTGCTTCAAAATTTGTTCGGTTGCAAGCAGTTTATTTTATGGAAGGAGTTGAACTGTAA
- a CDS encoding RNA-binding S4 domain-containing protein: protein MDYKLYDEYILLQALLKEVGIIQSGGAIKGFLQEFPVFFNDEKEERRRKKIRIGDVISIPSQNATITIVAPTEDEQKQYEEDKAEKERVAKLVKQLNAQNKQGKITAIPSAKTPKNKKKKAPVRFPGT from the coding sequence ATGGACTACAAACTATATGACGAATATATTCTTTTGCAAGCCTTATTAAAGGAAGTTGGGATTATCCAAAGCGGAGGGGCTATTAAGGGATTTTTACAGGAATTTCCCGTCTTTTTTAATGATGAAAAAGAAGAACGCAGACGCAAAAAAATCCGTATTGGAGATGTTATCAGTATTCCAAGCCAAAATGCTACGATTACTATTGTTGCACCAACTGAGGATGAGCAAAAACAATACGAGGAAGACAAGGCAGAAAAAGAGCGTGTCGCTAAGCTCGTAAAACAGCTAAATGCGCAAAATAAACAGGGAAAGATAACAGCAATTCCTTCTGCTAAGACTCCTAAAAACAAAAAGAAAAAAGCTCCTGTCCGCTTTCCAGGTACCTAA